The Anaerolineales bacterium region GTTGAGATCAAAGCAGTAGAAACGACAGACGAGCCCGGCGCGGTTGAATCGACAAGCGCCGAGGCTGGCAGGAAAAAGAAACGCCGACGACATTAATTGTTCTATGAGCGTCACTGACCGAGTCACCGCTTCGCTAAACACGTATCGCGCTCTTCCGAAAGTGGAGTTGCATCGGCATCTCGAAGGCTCACTGCGACTCGACACGATGCTCGATATCGCGACGAAGCACGGCATCACCATCCCTGCCGATGTGTTGCGGCTCAGCACGCTCGTGCAAGTGCAAGAAGAAGACAAATTCACCTTTCAAAATTTCCTCGGCAAATTCAATACGTTGCGTCTCTTCTACCGCTCTCCCGACGTGATCCATCGCATCACGCGTGAGGCAATCGAAGACGCGGCGAAAGATAACGTGAAGTACATGGAATTGCGTTTTACGCCGGTCGCGTTGAGCCGCGCGGAACGGTTTCCGCTTCACGATGTGATCGATTGGGTAATAACGAGCGCGCGCGACGCGTCGGAAAAGCAGAATGTGATCGTCAAGTTGATCGTGTCGGTGAACCGGCACGAGGGGACCGACATCGCCGAACAAGTGGCATGGCTCGCGGCGGAACACGTCAAAGACGGCATCGTCGCGATGGACCTCGCAGGCAACGAAGCGGACTTTCCATCACAGCCGTTTTATGGGATTTTCAAAGAAGCGAAGCAAGCGGGTTTGCATGTGACCATCCACGCTGGAGAATGGGGTCCCGGCTACAACGTGCGCGAAGCCATCGAAGAGATCGGCGCGGAGCGCATCGGTCACGGAGTGCGCGTGATGGAAGACGACTCCATTGTTGCGCTGGCGCGCGAACGACAGACCGCGTTTGAAGTGTGCATCACGAGCAATTATCAATCGGGCGTTTTTGAATCGCTGGAAACGCATCCGCTGATGAAAATGCACGCTGCGGGGTTGAACGTCACCATCAACACCGACGACCCCAGCATCTCACGCATCACTTTGAGCCACGAGTATTACACCGCCTGCGAAGACTTGAAGATGCCGCAAAATATTTTGAAACAGCAAATCGTCGCTGCGGCGAAAGCATCGTTTATCGGCGAGACTGAAAAGGGCAAACTTGTAACGCAAATGGAAAAGGATTTGAAGTTATAATACGGACTGCATCGCAAGGATGGCAAAGGCGCTCCTTTGAGTTCTTCGCAAGATTGATACACCCATTTCACCAAAGGAGAACCCTATGAACAATTCTTTTAATGCACGCGACACACTCAAAGTGGGGAAAAAGGAATACATCTACTATCGCCTCGACGCATTGGAAAAAGCGGGTTTGACCCAACTCAAACGGCTTCCGTTTTCGATCCGCATCATGCTGGAGGCGGCTCTGCGTCAATGCAACGACAAAGAGATCACTCAAACGGACGTAAAAAATATCGCGGCGTGGACGCCTCTCTCGGACAGCCGCCCAGGCATCCCCTTCCTCCCTGCCCGCGTCATCATGCAAGATTTCACTGGCGTGCCTGCCATCGTTGACCTCGCGGCGATGCGCGCGGCGGTGGCACGTCTCGGCGGCGACCCGAAAAAGATCAATCCGCTTGTGCCGGTCGATCTGGTGATTGACCATTCGATCCAAGTGGATTTCTTCGCCACAGCGGACGCGTTGCAACGCAACACCGAAATGGAATTTCTGCGTAACAAAGAACGCTATGAATTTCTCAAATGGGGTCAACACGCCTTCCAAAACTTCCGTGTCGTGCCGCCGATGACCGGCATCGTGCATCAAGTCAACTTGGAATATCTCGCCGACGTGGTGATGACAAAGAAAGACGGCAACGAAACGGTCGCCTTCCCCGATACGCTTGTCGGCACCGACTCGCACACAACGATGATCAACGGACTCGGCGTTGTCGGCTGGGGCGTGGGCGGAATCGAAGCCGAAGCCGTAATGCTCGGTCAACCGATGGACATGCTCTTGCCCGACGTGATCGGCTTCAAACTGCACGGCAAATTGCGCGAGGGCGTCACTGCCACCGATCTCGTCCTCACCGTCACACAGATGCTTCGCAAAAAAGGCGTAGTGGATAAATTCGTCGAGTTCTTCGGTCCGGGGTTGGACACGATGTCATTGCCCGACCGCGCCACGATCGGCAACATGGCTCCCGAATACGGCGCCACCATCGGCTACTTCCCAGTGGATAAAGAAACGCTTCGCTACATGAAGTTGACCGGTCGCTCCGATGAGACCATCGCGCTCACGGAAGCCTACGCGCGCGCGCAGGGACTCTTCCACGATGCGGACACGCCTCATCCCGAATACACCGACACGCTCGAACTCGACCTTGGGGCTGTCGTGCCCTCGTTAGCCGGACCCAAGCGTCCGCAAGATCGCGTGCCGATGGCTGAACTCAAAGAGACATTCAACAAAGCATTGACCGCGCCAGTGAAAGAACGCGGCTTTGAACTGAAGCCCGATGCGTTGACATCCGAAGCCACGTATGGAACCAACGGCGGCTCGATGAAGATGAAGCACGGCGCGGTCGTCATCGCGGCGATCACGTCTTGTACGAACACAAGCAACCCGTCGGTGCTGGTCGCGGCAGGATTGCTCGCCAAGAAAGCCATCGAAAAAGGACTCAACGTCAAGCCGTATGTCAAAACGTCGCTTGCGCCGGGTTCACGCGTGGTGACGGAATATCTGAAGCAAGCCAACTTGCTCGATCCGCTCGCCAAACTCGGGTTCAACGTCATCGCCTATGGTTGCACCACGTGCATCGGCAATTCAGGTCCGTTGCCGGCTGAGGTGGCGAAAGCAGTTACAGGGTCCGATCTTGTAGCGGCGGCGGTGCTATCTGGTAATAGAAACTTCGAGGGGCGAATCCACTCGCTGGTGAAAGCAAACTTCCTAGCCAGTCCGCCGCTTGTCGTCGCCTACGCGCTCGCGGGGACTGTTGATATTGACCTCGACAAAGAACCGCTCGGCGTCGGTTCAGACGGCGCGCCTGTTTTCTTGAGAGACCTGTGGCCCACACAACAAGAGATTAACGAGGTCGCTTCGTCGAGCGTGCGCGCTGAAATGTTCAGGGACAGATACGCCGACGTGTTTAGCGGCTCAGATATGTGGAAGGACATCAAAGTTACCGGCGGCGATCTGTACGAATGGGACGAGAACTCGACATACATTCACCATCCGCCGTATTTCCAGAAACTCACGCTCGATGTCGGTTCGGTGAAAGATATCAAGGGCGCGCGTGTGTTGGGCATGTTCGGCGATTCGATCACCACCGATCACATCTCGCCTGCCGGAAACATCGCCGTCGACTCGCCCGCCGGAAAATATCTGCAGGAACGCGACGTGGCTCCGCAATATTTCAACTCATACGGTTCGCGCCGCGGCAACGACCTTGTGATGGCGCGGGGGACGTTCGCCAACATCCGCATCAAGAATTTGCTGGTCGCGCCGAAAGAGGGCAACTGGACAAAACATCACACCAGCGGCGAGGTGATGTCCATTTACGACGCGGCGATGAAATACCAAAGCGAAGGGACGCCCGTCATCGTTATTGCCGGGAAAGAATACGGGACCGGCTCCAGCCGCGACTGGGCGGCGAAGGGACCGTTACTGCAAGGCGTGCGCGCGGTGATCGCCGAATCGTTCGAGCGAATCCACCGTTCAAATTTGGTCGGCATGGGCATTCTGCCGTTGAAATTCATGGACGGGCAGAACGCTGAGTCGCTGGACTTGAAAGGCGATGAGGAATACGACATCGAAGGTTTGAACAACTTGAAACCGAAAAGTGTTTTGAATGTGAAGGCAAAACGTTCCGACGGTTCGTTGGTCGAATTCCAAGCCACCGCCCTGCTGAACACCGACGTGGAAGTGAATTACTATCACAACGGCGGCATTCTCCACACGGTGTTGAGGAATTTGGTAAAGTAGATTCGTGATAAAAAGTGACGGTCACCTTGAAGGTGACCGTCACTTTTTATTTCAACATTTCCAACAACCCACCGGGATACAGGATCGACTTCCCCTCCCCGAACTCATCCACACTCTTCCACACCACGCGGATGCGCTCCCCGTTCGCTTCGATGACTTCCATTTCAGTCTGCTCGTACAACTTCGACTCGCTCAACACCCCATCGAAAACCGTTACGATCTCGTGACCCATCTGCCCATTGTGGTGGAAGATATTTTCAAGATAGCCCAGATGCCGTAAACCCTCGATCTCGCTGTGCAACTCTTCCATGATCTCGCGGCGGACAGCGACCTCCCCGCTTTCGCCAAACTCGATTCCCCCTCCCAACGGACGGTAATACGTTTCGTTCTTGATCGAATCAAATCCTTCAAAGACGAGAATACGGTTATCGTTCTTGAACACACAAAGCGCGATCGGGCGGATTCGATTCATATTCCCTCAGAAATTGTAGAGCGGGATGGCATCCCGCTCCACGACTACACAGAAATCAACTCAGGCTGTCTCTGCAGATTCGCCTGCATAGACCACGGTCCCGTCCACGTGACGGTGACTGGCAAAATTTGACCTTTCAAATTGTCATCCGATTCAACGAATACTAATTTGTTCGTGGGAGTTCGTCCGCGCCAGCGATTCTTCACTTTCTCTTCGAACAAAACGTCAACGGTTTCGCCTAAATATTTTTTGTTGATCTCGCCGACGATTCCCTCCTGCAACTCTTCCAACAGGCGGAAGCGGCGCATCTTTTCCTCTTCGGGGACATCATCCACCATGCGGCGCGTGGCGACGGTCCCTTCACGGGGGGAATAACGCGCCAGATGAGCCACGTCAAGCCGAAGATCGGAAAGGACGCGGTGCGTTTCCAAAAATTGTTCTTCAGTCTCGCCGGGGAATCCCACGATGATGTCCGTCGCGATGGAGCAGTCGGGAATCTTCTTGCGGATGGTTTCGATGAGGTTGCGATAATCCTGCTGAGTGTAGCCGCGCTTCATGTTCGCCAACACTTCGTCGTCGCCCGCTTGAATCGGCACTTCGATATGCGGCATGACCTTCGGAAGTTCGGCGATGGCTTCCATCAACTCTTCAGTGAAGTAACTGGGATGCGATGTGAGAAAGCGGATACGCTCAACGCCTTCGACCTCGTGAATGACACGAAGCAGTTGCGCGAGGTTGGGTCCATCGGGAACGTCTTTGCCATAGCGATCCACGATTTGTCCGAGAAGCGTTACTTCTTTCACGCCTTGCGCGGCGAGCGAGCGAATCTCTGAAACAATATCGCCAACGGGACGACTGCGCTCGATGCCGCGTCGGAATGGGATGATGCAAAACGTGCAGGCATGTGAACAACCGTACACGATCGGCACATGCGCGCTGACGAGTTGTCCGCGTTCGTGTTGAGGGAGAATCAATTCGTCGTCCATCATCAGGAAGCGGCGCGTCGTTTCGGAATTTTCCAGCGAACGAATCTCGCCCTGACTCAAATACGAGACAAGCGGACCCGGGTCAGACGGCGGGGAGAACACATCCACGTAAGGAAGTTTTTCGCGCAACTTGTCCGCGCCGCGCACGCCGACGAGGCACCCCATGAGGTTGATGACAAGGTTGGGATTCTGCCTCTTCAACGGGAGCAGGCTGGAGAGGCGTCCGATCGCTTTATCTTCCGCCGATTGCCGCACCACGCAGGTGTTGAGAACGATCACGTCCGCTTCTTCGATGGTATTCGTAAATTGATAGCCGAGATGCTCCAACGACGAGCCGACGCGCTGCGAGTCGGCGACGTTCATTTGGCATCCCTCGGTCCAGATATGGTATTTCATAGGTTGGGGATTATACCAAGAGCGGCTAAGATTCTAAGTAGACAAGCCGTCAACGAAGGCGGCTTGTATAATCAGTGTCCCGGCAATCAGTTTCATGAATTGAACGATGTATTCAAGTCGAGAATTAAAATTATGCCGTTCGCTTCCAATTTAGTCGCATACAAAGTGCCATCCAAAAATCAGAGAAACCAGATAGGCTGAACCACTCGTAGGCACAGGAATCACCGTATTTCATTTACATAAATATCAAGAGGGAGCCAGACGAATTAATAGCACTGCACTGATGCCGCTTGCAAGGCGGCAAATTGATTTGGCTATCTTCCAAAATAAGGAGCGCTAGCAAGCCGATATAGTTGTATTCGGTCGCGTCGATTTTTACAAACAACGCTTTGAGAGAAATATCTAAAGCCGCACAATCGACCTCTCCTGCAAACGTGCAGATTGAAGCTCTTTAGCCCAAGGATATTGGTGATAACAAATAAAAAGTCGCCAATCTTGACGACTAGGTTGATCATTTTTAAGTATGCCGTTGATAAATGTCAATTACCGAGACCCGGTATTTCAACCGGATTATCCTCCAAATAATCTTCCAACGCCGCGCAATATGGGCTTTCGCTTCCTCCCTGACAGGTTTGCACTCTATCATAAATAGCATCACAACCCGGGTTCGCACCATATGAAAATGGAAGGCATCCATTATTAGGATCCAACCCGTAGGCAAGATCTGCTGCAAACTGGGCGGCGGTAAGCCCATTGTTTCCATCTTCTTCGCTACTACCACCCCCTGCATCAGTTCCTATGGCGAGCGAATCATTAATGCTACTGTAGATATCGCCGATCTTTGGTCCTGTAAATCTCATAACAACGATGACCACGATCGCCACCAATGCAATGATGATCGCGTACTCCACCAACCCCTGCCCCTTGAGTCGTCCGGAAGGAATAAAAAGTGAATTCATGGCAAAATCCTTTGGAATATTATAATACACTCAATAGATCGTATATCATCTAAAGGTTACAGCCCAGACTATTCAATTTTGATAAGAGGACAACGCTTTTCCTGCGTGCTATACTTGGAGCCAAAGCAAACGTAGTTCTATATCACTCATCGCTATGACCACCATCATTAGAAAATGGCTCACTCCGCCCCTGTTCGACGATGATATTAGAACGCGTCAGGCGTTCATCCTGCACTACATCCTTCTAGCTCTCCTCGCTGTGCCGATTTGTTATTCGGGTTATATTTTTCTTCAAGAACCGGAAAGGATCAGGGATGCGCTTGTACAATCCATCCCGAGCGAGATCCTTAATATCCTGCTATTCATCCTCGTGCGAAAGGGACACCTTAGCATTGCCTCGATTTTACAGGTAACGCTGTTCTGGCTGTTTTTTGCCTTGGTGGCTTATACCAATCAAGGGGTGCGCGATACGGCTTACATCCTGGGTAATGCCGCCGTAATCGTTGTGGCTGGAATCCTTTTGGGAGAAAGGGGAGCGTTTTTTTTCACCACACTAACGGTTCTTATCGGGGGATGGATGGTATATCTGGAGTCAACCAAACAGCGATTTTTGAATGCAGAGATCGATTCGACCCAATTTATCTGGGTAGTTTCATCCATCCTTTTCACCGTAATCAACGTGGTGCAGTACCTCTCCACCCGCACAGTACGCGAAGCATTCCAGCGCGCTCGCGCAAGCGAAGCCTTGTTTCGGACTCTGCTTGAGAACATCCAAGCAATCACCTACATCAACGGATTGGAAATCGAGGCTCCTACGCTGTATATCAGCCCTCAAGTTCAGAAAATGCTCGGCTACTCAAAAGACGAATTTATCGAAGATCCCCTATTATGGCAGAAG contains the following coding sequences:
- the miaB gene encoding tRNA (N6-isopentenyl adenosine(37)-C2)-methylthiotransferase MiaB, producing the protein MKYHIWTEGCQMNVADSQRVGSSLEHLGYQFTNTIEEADVIVLNTCVVRQSAEDKAIGRLSSLLPLKRQNPNLVINLMGCLVGVRGADKLREKLPYVDVFSPPSDPGPLVSYLSQGEIRSLENSETTRRFLMMDDELILPQHERGQLVSAHVPIVYGCSHACTFCIIPFRRGIERSRPVGDIVSEIRSLAAQGVKEVTLLGQIVDRYGKDVPDGPNLAQLLRVIHEVEGVERIRFLTSHPSYFTEELMEAIAELPKVMPHIEVPIQAGDDEVLANMKRGYTQQDYRNLIETIRKKIPDCSIATDIIVGFPGETEEQFLETHRVLSDLRLDVAHLARYSPREGTVATRRMVDDVPEEEKMRRFRLLEELQEGIVGEINKKYLGETVDVLFEEKVKNRWRGRTPTNKLVFVESDDNLKGQILPVTVTWTGPWSMQANLQRQPELISV
- a CDS encoding NUDIX domain-containing protein, with protein sequence MNRIRPIALCVFKNDNRILVFEGFDSIKNETYYRPLGGGIEFGESGEVAVRREIMEELHSEIEGLRHLGYLENIFHHNGQMGHEIVTVFDGVLSESKLYEQTEMEVIEANGERIRVVWKSVDEFGEGKSILYPGGLLEMLK
- the acnA gene encoding aconitate hydratase AcnA — protein: MNNSFNARDTLKVGKKEYIYYRLDALEKAGLTQLKRLPFSIRIMLEAALRQCNDKEITQTDVKNIAAWTPLSDSRPGIPFLPARVIMQDFTGVPAIVDLAAMRAAVARLGGDPKKINPLVPVDLVIDHSIQVDFFATADALQRNTEMEFLRNKERYEFLKWGQHAFQNFRVVPPMTGIVHQVNLEYLADVVMTKKDGNETVAFPDTLVGTDSHTTMINGLGVVGWGVGGIEAEAVMLGQPMDMLLPDVIGFKLHGKLREGVTATDLVLTVTQMLRKKGVVDKFVEFFGPGLDTMSLPDRATIGNMAPEYGATIGYFPVDKETLRYMKLTGRSDETIALTEAYARAQGLFHDADTPHPEYTDTLELDLGAVVPSLAGPKRPQDRVPMAELKETFNKALTAPVKERGFELKPDALTSEATYGTNGGSMKMKHGAVVIAAITSCTNTSNPSVLVAAGLLAKKAIEKGLNVKPYVKTSLAPGSRVVTEYLKQANLLDPLAKLGFNVIAYGCTTCIGNSGPLPAEVAKAVTGSDLVAAAVLSGNRNFEGRIHSLVKANFLASPPLVVAYALAGTVDIDLDKEPLGVGSDGAPVFLRDLWPTQQEINEVASSSVRAEMFRDRYADVFSGSDMWKDIKVTGGDLYEWDENSTYIHHPPYFQKLTLDVGSVKDIKGARVLGMFGDSITTDHISPAGNIAVDSPAGKYLQERDVAPQYFNSYGSRRGNDLVMARGTFANIRIKNLLVAPKEGNWTKHHTSGEVMSIYDAAMKYQSEGTPVIVIAGKEYGTGSSRDWAAKGPLLQGVRAVIAESFERIHRSNLVGMGILPLKFMDGQNAESLDLKGDEEYDIEGLNNLKPKSVLNVKAKRSDGSLVEFQATALLNTDVEVNYYHNGGILHTVLRNLVK
- the add gene encoding adenosine deaminase, with product MSVTDRVTASLNTYRALPKVELHRHLEGSLRLDTMLDIATKHGITIPADVLRLSTLVQVQEEDKFTFQNFLGKFNTLRLFYRSPDVIHRITREAIEDAAKDNVKYMELRFTPVALSRAERFPLHDVIDWVITSARDASEKQNVIVKLIVSVNRHEGTDIAEQVAWLAAEHVKDGIVAMDLAGNEADFPSQPFYGIFKEAKQAGLHVTIHAGEWGPGYNVREAIEEIGAERIGHGVRVMEDDSIVALARERQTAFEVCITSNYQSGVFESLETHPLMKMHAAGLNVTINTDDPSISRITLSHEYYTACEDLKMPQNILKQQIVAAAKASFIGETEKGKLVTQMEKDLKL